One window from the genome of Rhea pennata isolate bPtePen1 chromosome 16, bPtePen1.pri, whole genome shotgun sequence encodes:
- the VSTM2L gene encoding V-set and transmembrane domain-containing protein 2-like protein, with amino-acid sequence MGALALALGIFHYLGLYLQLGAASRHPPWDAPAAGSALFTETPHDMTARAGEDVEMACSFRGSGSPSYSLEIQWWYVRNHKDWTDKQTWASNQLKASQQEEAGKDATKISVVKVVGSNISHKLRLSRVKPADEGTYECRVIDSSDGKARHHKVKAYLRVEAAGGAGHPQDTQLRGPHAHHHHHKAGKELKKRSADASCVL; translated from the exons ATGGGCGCCCTCGCCCTCGCGCTGGGGATTTTCCACTACCTGGGGCTCTACCTGCAGCTCGGCGCCGCCTCCCGGCACCCCCCGTGGGAcgccccggcggcgggcagcg CCCTGTTCACGGAGACCCCGCACGACATGACGGCCCGGGCTGGCGAGGACGTGGAGATGGCGTGCTCCTTCCGAGGCAGCGGCTCCCCCTCCTACTCGCTTGAGATACAGTGGTGGTACGTCCGCAACCACAAGGACTGGACGGACAAACAGACGTGGGCTTCCAACCAG CTAAAAGCATCgcagcaggaggaggctgggaaGGACGCGACAAAAATAAGC GTGGTCAAGGTGGTCGGCAGCAACATCTCGCACAAGCTGCGGCTGTCGCGGGTGAAGCCCGCGGACGAGGGCACCTACGAGTGCCGGGTGATCGACTCCAGCGACGGCAAGGCTCGGCACCACAAGGTGAAGGCCTACCTGCGGGtggaggcggcggggggcgccgggcacCCCCAGGACACCCAGCTGCGGGGCCCCCACGcgcaccaccaccaccacaaagcCGGCAAGGAGCTGAAGAAGCGCTCGGCGGACGCCTCCTGCGTGCTGTAG